The following proteins come from a genomic window of Liolophura sinensis isolate JHLJ2023 chromosome 13, CUHK_Ljap_v2, whole genome shotgun sequence:
- the LOC135481063 gene encoding mannan endo-1,4-beta-mannosidase-like, with protein MWQALLLVFLTALLGINNGAHFLTVDKTTKKFKHNGQTIFLAGMNQAWNDYARDFGNHLYAKNKADLERYLKAIHDAGGNSVRIWLHIEGENTPQFDSHGFVTAPDRDGTLISDMKQYLQAAYRYNILVFFCLWNGATHQTDKLEGLIKTEAKLDTYINKALIPIVRGVKSEPALGGWDIINEPNNVMIPYLYNSERCFDTKSFAGGGKAHLYTMQQIQKFVNWQADAIHREDPKSLVTVGVINQWFITDQFYAKNFYTDHCLKLAGARNQGHLDFYTVHTYASSSSHYQGHAPFLKNADDYKLDKPIVIAEFSEYCGGGMTINQQYQYAYNHGWSGAWSWHARGPKGSCSDDLITQEDGIRSVRNYNDQSKGGLVKLNLHV; from the exons TGACTGCTCTTCTGGGAATAAATAACG GAGCTCACTTTCTGACAGTGGACAAAACCACAAAGAAGTTCAAGCACAATGGTCAGACAATCTTCTTGGCGGGTATGAATCAAGCTTGGAATGACTACGCCAGAGATTTCGGCAACCATCTTTACGCCAAAAACAAGGCGGATTTGGAACGATACCTGAAGGCTATTCATGACGCTGGAGGCAATTCCGTGC GAATCTGGTTGCACATCGAGGGTGAGAACACTCCGCAGTTTGACAGCCACGGTTTCGTCACAGCGCCAGACCGTGACGGTACACTGATCAGCGACATGAAGCAGTACCTACAGGCCGCCTACAGGTACAACATCCTCGTGTTCTTCTGTCTGTGGAACGGCGCTACCCACCAGACAGACAAGCTGGAGGGGCTGATCAAGACGGAGGCTAAGCTAGACACGTACATCAACAAAGCCCTCATCCCCATCGTTCGCGGGGTGAAGAGCGAGCCCGCCCTAGGAGGCTGGGACATAATCAACGAGCCTAATAACGTAATGATCCCGTACTTGTACAACTCAGAGCGCTGCTTTGACACGAAGAGCTTCGCTGGAGGCGGAAAAGCTCACCTATACACCATGCAACAAATCCAAAA GTTTGTGAACTGGCAAGCGGACGCCATCCACCGGGAAGACCCGAAAAGTCTTGTGACTGTGGGTGTGATTAACCAATGGTTCATTACCGATCAGTTCTACGCCAAGAATTTCTACACAGACCACTGCCTCAAGCTGGCTGGCGCACGAAACCAG GGACATCTGGATTTCTACACGGTGCATACTTATGCCAGTTCCAGTAGTCACTATCAAGGACACGCCCCTTTCTTG AAAAATGCCGACGACTACAAGCTGGATAAGCCAATAGTGATAGCCGAATTCAGTGAATACTGCGGTGGCGGCATGACGATTAATCAACAGTATCAGTACGCCTACAACCACGGCTGGTCGGGGGCCTGGAGCTGGCATGCCCGGGGCCCCAAGGGGTCGTGCTCGGACGATCTCATCACCCAGGAGGACGGCATCCGGTCAGTGCGGAACTATAACGACCAATCGAAAGGCGGCCTTGTCAAGCTCAATCTGcatgtttaa